Proteins from a single region of Mycobacteriales bacterium:
- a CDS encoding sialidase family protein, producing the protein MSRTPRPVRKIAALALLCLAAAAVPALTSGTSTAATATAPTYTEYDLGFDGGEPVLGYDGQHGVFYGAGTTILRLNYQGTKLVKTDVTPEFSPTTLDTIVVSDPRTGRTFVSYLALACSVMAYTDDGGEAWHQSTGCGAAAAVDHQTVGAGPVHAPLTTGVGYDGSVYYCAQDAFNGQCSVSLDGGVTFAPAVPVANTPANLVGHPFGGACSALHGHLRVAPDGTAYLPLKGCDGVPTTNNLTNSEFFGGRPSLTVSEDNGATWQVRLGPATAKNPDESDPSVAIGPKGTVYFGWQDGTNPTDALGGDETAAKVATSSDGGKTWSTPIDLSTPLGLHNVQFPEMIVGDDDRAAFSFIGTPGIGNDQDNAFRGDWHLYVATTYDAGKTWTTVDATPTNLINRGCVHMLGLAPGSQRTDNCDYRNMLDFNDIVVDGDGRVFVAYTDACAKECSAPGGTNADSNREMVVRLTCGRGLYAAKDAVIAATPGCSGTTVVEQPGTKTGGTKGTTGSTGSTGGTKGGGTPAMPATGLPAGIALVGAVLAGAAVGVRRLRRHEA; encoded by the coding sequence TTGTCGCGCACGCCCAGGCCCGTCCGGAAGATCGCCGCGCTCGCGCTGCTCTGCCTCGCCGCCGCCGCGGTCCCCGCCCTCACCAGCGGGACGTCCACCGCCGCCACCGCGACCGCGCCGACGTACACCGAGTACGACCTCGGGTTCGACGGCGGCGAGCCGGTGCTCGGCTACGACGGCCAGCACGGCGTGTTCTACGGCGCCGGGACGACGATCCTGCGCCTCAACTACCAGGGCACCAAGCTGGTCAAGACCGACGTGACGCCGGAGTTCTCGCCGACGACGCTCGACACGATCGTCGTGAGCGACCCGCGGACCGGGCGGACGTTCGTGTCGTACCTCGCGCTGGCCTGCTCGGTCATGGCCTACACCGACGACGGCGGCGAGGCGTGGCACCAGTCGACGGGCTGCGGCGCGGCGGCGGCGGTCGACCACCAGACGGTCGGCGCCGGCCCGGTGCACGCGCCGTTGACGACGGGCGTCGGCTACGACGGCTCCGTCTACTACTGCGCGCAGGACGCGTTCAACGGCCAGTGCTCGGTCAGCCTCGACGGCGGCGTGACGTTCGCGCCGGCGGTGCCGGTCGCGAACACCCCCGCCAACCTCGTCGGCCACCCGTTCGGCGGCGCCTGCTCCGCGCTGCACGGCCACCTGCGCGTCGCCCCGGACGGCACGGCGTACCTGCCGCTCAAGGGCTGCGACGGCGTGCCGACCACCAACAACCTCACCAACAGCGAGTTCTTCGGCGGCCGCCCGAGCCTCACGGTCAGCGAGGACAACGGCGCCACCTGGCAGGTCCGCCTCGGCCCCGCCACCGCGAAGAACCCCGACGAGTCCGACCCGTCCGTCGCGATCGGCCCGAAGGGCACCGTCTACTTCGGCTGGCAGGACGGCACCAACCCGACCGACGCCCTCGGCGGCGACGAGACCGCGGCCAAGGTGGCGACGAGCAGCGACGGCGGCAAGACCTGGAGCACGCCGATAGACCTGTCCACGCCGCTCGGCCTGCACAACGTGCAGTTCCCCGAGATGATCGTCGGCGACGACGACCGCGCGGCGTTCTCGTTCATCGGCACGCCGGGCATCGGCAACGACCAGGACAACGCGTTCCGCGGCGACTGGCACCTCTACGTCGCGACGACGTACGACGCCGGCAAGACGTGGACCACCGTCGACGCGACGCCGACCAACCTCATCAACCGCGGCTGCGTGCACATGCTCGGCCTCGCGCCCGGCTCGCAGCGCACCGACAACTGCGACTACCGCAACATGCTCGACTTCAACGACATCGTGGTCGACGGCGACGGCCGCGTCTTCGTCGCCTACACCGACGCGTGCGCCAAGGAGTGCTCGGCGCCGGGCGGGACCAACGCCGACAGCAACCGGGAGATGGTCGTCCGGCTCACCTGCGGCCGCGGTCTCTACGCGGCGAAGGACGCCGTGATCGCGGCGACCCCGGGCTGCTCGGGCACGACCGTGGTGGAGCAGCCGGGCACCAAGACCGGCGGCACGAAGGGCACCACGGGGTCGACCGGCTCGACCGGCGGCACGAAGGGCGGCGGCACCCCGGCGATGCCGGCGACCGGCCTCCCCGCGGGCATCGCGCTGGTCGGCGCGGTGCTGGCCGGCGCGGCGGTCGGCGTCCGGCGGCTCCGCCGCCACGAGGCGTAG
- a CDS encoding DUF4188 domain-containing protein produces MAVHPGRFTGEIEGDFVVFLIGMRFNQPWRVDKWLQVVTAMPKMLKVLDDHPELGCLGYHQWVGRTTFMVQYWRDFESLERFARDSSMPHLEPWRRFNKSVRDNPAVGIWHETYRVRAGEYECIYGNMPRFGLARAGTHAPVATRGQSAAGRIGARADDPLLDTY; encoded by the coding sequence GTGGCGGTGCACCCGGGTCGGTTCACGGGCGAGATCGAGGGCGACTTCGTCGTCTTCCTGATCGGCATGCGGTTCAACCAGCCGTGGCGCGTCGACAAGTGGCTCCAGGTCGTCACGGCGATGCCGAAGATGCTCAAGGTGCTCGACGACCACCCCGAGCTCGGCTGCCTCGGCTACCACCAGTGGGTGGGCCGGACGACGTTCATGGTCCAGTACTGGCGCGACTTCGAGTCGCTGGAGCGGTTCGCGCGGGACTCGTCGATGCCGCACCTGGAGCCGTGGCGGCGGTTCAACAAGAGCGTCCGCGACAACCCGGCCGTCGGCATCTGGCACGAGACGTACCGCGTGCGCGCCGGCGAGTACGAGTGCATCTACGGCAACATGCCGCGCTTCGGCCTGGCCCGCGCCGGCACGCACGCGCCGGTCGCGACCCGCGGCCAGTCGGCCGCCGGGCGGATCGGCGCGCGGGCCGACGACCCGCTGCTCGACACGTACTAG